From Lacerta agilis isolate rLacAgi1 chromosome Z, rLacAgi1.pri, whole genome shotgun sequence, the proteins below share one genomic window:
- the LOC117040378 gene encoding protein CXorf21 homolog, which translates to MLAESILINVAYQEEWPNKPHQSQTLREVGEDPWQKQFKDTDANGDFCTESKKQSAEKVALMCCDKERGQEVPQQNSLQKPPAKGCNNIPQSTPQCIPRQEQHCENELDLYRSWSCQSLYQNYPDLHIGGDHIADHTCDSGCIMDQTYDGLSAGPVLFSKDIPLGHSPLNEPVLKSKSVKFWHGEEVGEKSMTFHKQPLSNSILNNYMEAHVQELYKQFLEEKLTRCSSLTHFLTSNMLVNNISEVNLQLPHEKHGEASKATQTLFHSLARLGLQNTGSGNSSEFSTPNLQISTPHCRRKPSVM; encoded by the coding sequence GCCTACCAAGAGGAATGGCCAAACAAGCCCCACCAATCCCAGACACTAAGAGAAGTTGGAGAAGACCCCTGGCAAAAGCAGTTTAAAGATACAGATGCAAACGGAGACTTTTGTACAGAGTCCAAGAAGCAGTCTGCAGAGAAGGTGGCATTGATGTGCTGTGACAAGGAAAGAGGCCAAGAAGTTCCCCAGCAGAATTCTCTACAAAAGCCACCTGCAAAAGGATGCAACAATATCCCCCAGTCGACTCCTCAGTGCATACCAAGACAAGAGCAACACTGTGAAAATGAGCTGGATTTGTATAGATCTTGGTCATGCCAAAGCCTTTACCAGAACTATCCTGATCTGCATATCGGAGGAGATCACATAGCTGACCATACGTGTGATTCAGGTTGCATCATGGACCAGACCTATGATGGATTGTCTGCTGGCCCTGTTTTGTTCTCAAAAGATATCCCATTAGGACATTCCCCTCTAAATGAACCTGTGTTGAAGTCCAAGTCTGTCAAGTTCTGGCACGGGGAAGAGGTTGGGGAGAAAAGCATGACTTTCCACAAGCAGCCTCTTTCAAACTCCATACTCAACAACTACATGGAGGCACATGTCCAGGAACTCTATAAGCagtttttggaagaaaagctGACCAGGTGCAGTTCCTTAACTCACTTCCTGACATCGAATATGCTGGTGAATAACATCAGTGAGGTGAACCTCCAGCTGCCTCATGAAAAACATGGTGAAGCATCCAAAGCAACACAAACTCTTTTCCATTCCTTAGCTCGGCTTGGTTTGCAAAACACTGGCAGTGGAAACAGCAGTGAATTTAGCACTCCAAATTTACAAATCTCAACACCACATTGCAGAAGGAAGCCCTCTGTGATGTAG